In Agrobacterium sp. RAC06, a single window of DNA contains:
- a CDS encoding M3 family oligoendopeptidase, whose amino-acid sequence MIDRRTALSPVTQASASRDQYLGDLPVWKLDDLYRGQTSPEFLGAVEKAGADALAFETKWKGKLAASLETVGDGSLAETLREMEALEDLLGRIASYAGLTYYSDMTNPANGKFFGDIQATLTDMSSRLLFFPLELNRLPDDAVDAAMDRDPALAHFRPWIVDLRKDKPFQLDDRIEQLFLEKSQTGAAAFNRLFDETLASLRFKVGEDEMPLEPTLTLLQDADPAKRKLAAEALSKTFKDNIRIFTLVTNTLAKDKDISDRWRGFDDIADSRHLANRVEREVVDALAEAVREAYPRLSHRYYKMKAKWLGMDQMNFWDRNAPLAETPDRLISWDEAKDMVLSAYGGFAPEMADIAGRFFDGGWIDAPARPGKAPGAFAHPTVPSAHPYVLVNYLGKPRDVMTLAHELGHGVHQVLAGGQGALMCQTPLTLAETASVFGEMLTFRALLDKTTDKRERKAMLAQKVEDMINTVVRQIAFYQFERKIHTARKEGELTAEKIGELWLSVQQESLGPAIKISEGYENWWAYIPHFIHSPFYVYAYAFGDCLVNSLYAVYQNADQGFQDKYFELLKAGGTKHHSELLAPFGLDATDPSFWAKGLSMIEGLIDELEALDKAA is encoded by the coding sequence ATGATCGACCGCCGCACCGCCTTAAGCCCCGTCACCCAGGCCTCCGCGAGCAGGGATCAATATCTCGGCGACCTTCCCGTCTGGAAACTCGACGACCTCTATCGCGGCCAGACCTCGCCGGAATTTCTCGGCGCCGTGGAAAAGGCCGGCGCCGATGCGCTTGCCTTTGAGACGAAGTGGAAGGGCAAACTGGCAGCGTCTCTCGAAACCGTTGGTGACGGCTCTCTGGCCGAAACGCTGCGCGAGATGGAGGCACTGGAAGACCTGCTCGGCCGGATCGCCTCCTATGCGGGCCTCACTTATTATTCCGACATGACCAATCCGGCGAACGGCAAGTTCTTCGGCGATATCCAGGCCACGCTGACGGACATGTCGTCGCGCCTGCTCTTCTTCCCGCTGGAACTCAACCGCCTGCCCGACGACGCCGTCGATGCCGCCATGGACCGCGATCCCGCTCTCGCCCACTTCCGCCCCTGGATCGTCGACTTGCGCAAGGACAAGCCTTTCCAGCTCGATGACCGGATCGAGCAGCTCTTCCTCGAAAAGTCGCAGACGGGTGCCGCCGCCTTCAACCGCCTGTTCGACGAAACGCTGGCTTCGCTGCGCTTCAAGGTGGGCGAAGACGAGATGCCGCTGGAGCCGACGCTGACGCTTCTGCAGGATGCCGACCCGGCCAAGCGCAAGCTCGCCGCCGAAGCCCTGTCGAAGACCTTCAAGGACAATATCCGCATCTTCACCCTGGTGACCAACACGCTCGCCAAGGACAAGGACATCTCCGACCGCTGGCGCGGTTTCGACGACATCGCTGACAGCCGCCATCTCGCCAACCGCGTGGAACGGGAAGTGGTCGATGCGCTCGCTGAAGCCGTGCGCGAAGCCTATCCGCGCCTTTCGCATCGCTATTACAAGATGAAGGCAAAGTGGCTCGGCATGGACCAGATGAACTTCTGGGACCGCAATGCGCCGCTTGCCGAAACACCGGACCGCCTGATCTCCTGGGACGAGGCCAAGGACATGGTGCTCTCGGCCTATGGCGGCTTTGCGCCCGAAATGGCTGACATCGCCGGGCGCTTTTTCGACGGCGGCTGGATCGATGCCCCCGCCCGCCCCGGCAAGGCTCCGGGTGCATTTGCCCATCCGACGGTGCCTTCGGCTCACCCCTATGTTCTCGTCAACTACCTCGGCAAGCCGCGCGATGTCATGACGCTTGCCCATGAGCTTGGCCACGGCGTGCATCAGGTTCTGGCCGGCGGTCAGGGTGCCCTGATGTGCCAGACCCCGCTGACATTGGCTGAAACCGCGTCCGTTTTCGGCGAGATGTTGACCTTCCGCGCCCTCCTCGACAAGACGACGGACAAGCGCGAGAGGAAGGCCATGCTCGCCCAGAAGGTCGAGGACATGATCAATACGGTCGTCCGCCAGATCGCCTTCTACCAGTTCGAGCGCAAGATCCACACGGCTCGCAAGGAAGGTGAGCTGACGGCCGAGAAAATCGGCGAATTGTGGCTCTCCGTTCAGCAGGAAAGCCTTGGGCCGGCGATCAAGATCTCCGAAGGCTATGAGAACTGGTGGGCCTATATCCCCCACTTCATCCACTCGCCCTTCTACGTTTATGCCTATGCCTTCGGCGACTGCCTGGTGAACTCGCTCTATGCCGTCTACCAGAACGCCGACCAGGGCTTCCAGGACAAGTATTTCGAGCTTCTGAAGGCCGGCGGCACCAAGCATCACTCCGAGCTTCTCGCTCCCTTCGGCCTCGACGCCACCGATCCGTCGTTCTGGGCCAAGGGACTGTCGATGATCGAGGGGCTGATCGACGAGCTGGAAGCGCTAGATAAGGCCGCCTGA
- a CDS encoding sigma-54-dependent transcriptional regulator produces the protein MTAQILLIDEDAAERRSMKAAIEAHGHAVHIADTAPAGLELFRRQSEQIGVVVLDVTSADGPNPSVIPMLAEINPSVPVIVCTTEGATETALNAVRAGAFDFLVKPIAQERLIGAIESALKIHRTSLQGRAPRRARSGSVSFSDVVAASAAMSRVVELGRRAAQSMIPVMLEGEAGVGKELVARAIHAASDRSSRPFVSVNCNAITPGQIEDVLFGSEAQMGKVAEAEGGTLFIEEISELPPVGQMRLLEIVQSGEVHRSGHAKPLKANVRLVLATNKDLIEEVKAGRFREDLYYRVNVFPITIAALRRRKEDIPHLIRAFVERFSLEQRLPRTLPVESSALALLTSFDWPGNTRQLENAIFRAVVLAEGSSLKESDFPQIAAQVTSHRSATVGSEAQAVVYEPSPIAKVQAALAERAAGLVGGQSAPSTGFQGSASGNVIVSTDEAGNVRKLAEIEEELIRFALKFYRGQMSQVARKLGIGRSTLYRKLKDYGIDPDDPQKDAA, from the coding sequence TTGACCGCACAAATTCTACTCATCGATGAAGATGCCGCCGAGCGCCGCAGCATGAAGGCTGCGATAGAAGCGCACGGCCATGCCGTTCATATCGCCGACACCGCGCCTGCGGGCCTCGAACTCTTCCGCCGCCAATCCGAGCAAATCGGTGTTGTGGTGCTCGACGTAACATCCGCAGACGGCCCAAACCCCAGCGTCATTCCCATGCTCGCCGAGATCAATCCGAGCGTACCCGTCATCGTCTGTACCACGGAAGGCGCGACCGAAACCGCGCTCAACGCCGTGCGTGCGGGCGCCTTTGACTTCCTCGTCAAGCCGATCGCCCAGGAAAGGCTGATCGGCGCCATCGAGTCGGCACTGAAGATCCATCGTACCAGCCTGCAGGGCCGCGCGCCGCGCCGGGCCCGGAGCGGTTCGGTCAGCTTCTCTGACGTCGTTGCCGCGAGTGCGGCCATGTCGCGCGTCGTGGAACTCGGTCGTCGGGCGGCACAGTCGATGATCCCCGTGATGCTCGAAGGGGAAGCCGGCGTGGGCAAGGAACTCGTGGCGCGCGCCATCCATGCCGCCAGCGATAGGTCGTCCCGTCCGTTTGTTTCGGTCAACTGCAATGCCATCACGCCTGGACAGATCGAAGATGTGCTGTTCGGCAGCGAAGCCCAGATGGGCAAGGTTGCCGAGGCTGAAGGTGGCACGCTTTTCATCGAAGAAATCAGCGAGTTGCCGCCCGTTGGCCAGATGCGCTTGCTTGAGATCGTGCAGTCCGGCGAAGTTCATCGCAGCGGACATGCCAAGCCTTTGAAGGCCAATGTGCGGCTGGTTCTGGCGACCAACAAGGATCTGATCGAGGAAGTGAAGGCCGGGCGTTTCCGCGAGGATCTCTACTACCGGGTCAACGTCTTTCCGATCACCATTGCCGCGCTCCGCCGCCGCAAGGAGGACATTCCGCATCTCATCAGGGCCTTCGTCGAGCGCTTTTCGCTCGAGCAGCGCCTGCCGCGGACCCTGCCGGTCGAATCTTCCGCCCTCGCCTTGCTGACCTCCTTCGACTGGCCCGGCAACACGCGCCAGCTTGAGAACGCGATCTTCCGCGCCGTTGTTCTGGCCGAGGGCTCCAGTCTCAAGGAAAGTGACTTTCCGCAGATCGCAGCGCAGGTCACCAGTCATCGAAGCGCGACTGTCGGTAGCGAGGCGCAGGCCGTCGTTTATGAGCCGAGCCCGATCGCCAAGGTTCAGGCCGCTCTTGCCGAGCGTGCTGCGGGCCTGGTTGGCGGCCAGTCGGCTCCATCCACAGGTTTTCAGGGATCGGCCTCCGGCAATGTCATCGTCAGCACTGACGAGGCCGGCAATGTGCGCAAGCTGGCGGAGATCGAGGAGGAACTGATCCGCTTCGCGCTGAAGTTCTATCGCGGCCAGATGAGCCAGGTCGCCCGGAAGCTCGGCATCGGGCGGTCCACGCTCTACCGCAAGCTCAAGGATTACGGAATCGATCCCGACGATCCGCAGAAGGATGCCGCTTGA
- a CDS encoding DUF882 domain-containing protein produces the protein MSFCFLLGNAATARAESRTLNIEFVHTGERASITFKRNGRYDPKGLKQLNYILRDWRRNEPTKMDPRLFDLVWEVYRQSRAKGYIKVVSAYRSPATNNMLRSRSKGVAKESQHMRGTAMDFYIPGVPLKTLREIGVKMQAGGVGYYPNSGSPFVHMDVAGVRAWPRMNRQDLVRLFPDGKTVHIPSDGKPLPGYQQALAEYKRRVASGNTVMIAEEKSSARPRNFLAMLFGGGDEDEVEDVPEPAARPATAQPQPVPAAPRQQPVGAAQDPVMVANALPGVDAADAPVPQARPSLRPADNSLAVALYQPPRNAAEDALQQVASGVPTPASAPSDEFPDLASVNVPVPTLLNTRPGAGPEEGVMTASIDPSSEAMLLAEGMAVPVPAARPQVAEALLASAQAEAEAEVDEVEQAILSPEAAAALEDSTMPEMAAPIPASPPAQAELRAAPAPAAKPVEVAAIPPQPETVVESTTQFGDMFDAPSEPVADADAALPKKGGRPGQEDAERAHMAMYGGTQLTKNMIEQWALNQGKFESVAKPVKAPRVVSRSLVAPATAVPDGFRLDATTVDPSRFGAP, from the coding sequence ATGAGTTTCTGCTTCTTGCTTGGCAATGCCGCCACAGCGCGCGCCGAGAGCCGCACCCTCAACATCGAGTTCGTGCATACCGGCGAACGCGCTTCGATTACCTTCAAGCGCAACGGACGCTATGACCCCAAGGGGTTGAAACAGCTCAATTATATTCTCCGTGACTGGCGCCGCAACGAGCCGACGAAGATGGACCCGCGCCTCTTCGATCTCGTCTGGGAGGTTTATCGCCAGTCGCGTGCCAAGGGTTACATCAAGGTAGTCTCGGCCTATCGTTCGCCTGCTACAAACAACATGCTGCGTTCGCGCTCCAAGGGTGTCGCGAAGGAAAGCCAGCACATGCGCGGCACCGCGATGGACTTCTACATTCCCGGTGTGCCGCTGAAGACGCTGCGCGAAATCGGCGTGAAGATGCAGGCCGGTGGTGTTGGCTATTATCCGAATTCCGGCTCGCCTTTCGTCCACATGGACGTGGCCGGTGTGCGTGCCTGGCCGCGCATGAACCGCCAGGATCTCGTCCGTCTCTTCCCCGACGGCAAGACCGTCCACATTCCTTCCGACGGCAAGCCGCTGCCCGGCTACCAGCAGGCGCTCGCCGAATACAAGCGCCGTGTCGCATCCGGCAACACAGTGATGATCGCCGAGGAAAAGTCATCCGCGCGTCCGCGCAACTTCCTCGCCATGCTGTTTGGCGGTGGTGATGAGGATGAGGTCGAGGATGTGCCGGAACCTGCCGCTCGCCCGGCAACGGCCCAGCCGCAGCCGGTACCCGCTGCGCCGCGCCAGCAGCCGGTCGGCGCGGCACAAGACCCGGTCATGGTCGCCAATGCGCTCCCGGGCGTCGATGCGGCCGATGCGCCTGTCCCGCAGGCCCGCCCTTCGCTTCGCCCGGCTGACAACAGTCTTGCCGTTGCGCTCTATCAGCCGCCGCGCAATGCCGCCGAGGACGCGCTGCAGCAGGTCGCAAGTGGCGTGCCCACGCCGGCCAGCGCGCCGTCTGATGAATTTCCTGATCTCGCCTCGGTGAACGTGCCTGTACCGACGCTTTTGAATACGCGTCCTGGTGCTGGTCCCGAGGAAGGGGTGATGACGGCATCGATCGATCCGAGCTCGGAAGCCATGCTTCTGGCCGAGGGAATGGCCGTGCCGGTTCCGGCAGCCCGTCCCCAGGTCGCCGAAGCACTGCTCGCCTCCGCCCAGGCGGAAGCCGAAGCGGAAGTCGACGAAGTCGAGCAGGCGATCCTGTCGCCTGAGGCCGCTGCCGCCCTTGAAGATAGCACCATGCCGGAAATGGCCGCACCGATCCCGGCGAGCCCGCCTGCCCAGGCTGAACTTCGTGCCGCACCGGCACCGGCTGCAAAGCCTGTCGAGGTGGCCGCAATCCCGCCGCAGCCGGAAACCGTGGTGGAGTCGACCACGCAATTTGGCGACATGTTCGATGCGCCGTCCGAACCCGTGGCGGATGCCGATGCGGCGCTGCCGAAGAAGGGCGGTCGTCCGGGACAGGAAGATGCGGAGCGCGCGCATATGGCCATGTATGGCGGCACCCAGCTGACCAAAAACATGATCGAGCAGTGGGCGCTGAACCAGGGCAAGTTTGAATCCGTCGCCAAGCCGGTGAAGGCCCCGCGCGTCGTGTCCCGTTCGCTCGTGGCTCCTGCGACTGCCGTTCCGGATGGGTTCCGCCTCGATGCGACCACGGTCGATCCGAGCCGCTTTGGCGCTCCCTGA
- a CDS encoding DUF2312 domain-containing protein, which produces MSDAAHGVARDQLRAFVERIERLEEEKKTIADDIKDVYGEAKSMGFDTKILKKVIALRKKDDQERMEEDLILDTYLHALGMIESPPEG; this is translated from the coding sequence ATGTCTGATGCCGCTCACGGCGTCGCCCGCGACCAGCTCCGTGCCTTTGTCGAACGCATCGAGCGCCTGGAAGAAGAAAAGAAGACCATCGCCGACGACATCAAGGATGTCTACGGCGAAGCCAAGTCCATGGGCTTCGACACGAAGATCCTCAAGAAGGTCATCGCGCTTCGCAAGAAGGACGACCAGGAGCGCATGGAAGAGGATCTGATCCTCGACACCTACCTGCACGCGCTCGGCATGATCGAGAGCCCGCCGGAAGGCTGA
- a CDS encoding DUF1244 domain-containing protein, translated as MTLPTKDQQTELEAAAFRRLVSHLRNRPDVQNIDLMNLAGFCRNCLSNWYLDAAKESGIDLTKDESREIVYGMPYDAWKSLNQREASADQQQAFEENRPKE; from the coding sequence ATGACGCTCCCGACCAAGGACCAGCAGACCGAACTCGAAGCGGCCGCCTTTCGCCGGCTCGTTTCCCATCTGCGCAATCGGCCTGACGTCCAGAACATCGACCTGATGAACCTCGCCGGCTTCTGCAGAAACTGTCTGTCGAACTGGTATCTCGACGCCGCCAAGGAAAGCGGTATCGACCTCACCAAGGACGAAAGCCGCGAGATCGTTTACGGCATGCCCTATGACGCGTGGAAGTCGCTCAATCAGCGCGAGGCAAGCGCCGATCAGCAGCAAGCCTTCGAAGAGAACCGCCCGAAGGAATGA
- a CDS encoding N-formylglutamate amidohydrolase, which produces MNVSPAFEILDGRFDAGLVLLADHATNIVPEPYEKLGLPDSAFGRHIAYDIGIEPLTRQLAARLGVPAVMSRFSRLLIDPNRGEDDPTIIMRISDGAIVPGNHPITADKWQHRIETYHRPYHRAVSDVIAKVADASGKAPLVLSLHSYTPAWKGVPRPWHAAVLWDTDARAVRPLIEGLQASGDILVGDNEPYDGALKGDTMYRHCMITGIPHALLEVRQDLIADEAGVTAWTDRLAPIFERLNADPKLHEYEIHASRTGPYPAQPIAP; this is translated from the coding sequence ATGAATGTTTCCCCCGCTTTTGAGATTCTGGATGGCCGTTTTGACGCCGGCCTGGTGCTTCTCGCCGACCACGCGACGAATATCGTGCCCGAGCCTTACGAAAAGCTTGGCCTGCCCGACAGCGCCTTCGGCCGTCACATTGCCTATGACATCGGGATCGAGCCGCTGACCCGGCAGCTGGCCGCCCGTCTTGGCGTCCCCGCCGTCATGTCGCGCTTCTCCCGCCTGCTGATCGATCCGAATCGCGGCGAGGATGATCCGACCATCATCATGCGCATCTCCGACGGCGCCATTGTGCCTGGCAATCATCCGATCACCGCAGACAAATGGCAGCACCGCATCGAGACCTATCATCGGCCCTACCACCGTGCGGTCTCCGATGTGATCGCCAAGGTCGCGGACGCCTCGGGCAAGGCGCCGCTCGTTCTCTCGCTACATTCCTATACACCCGCCTGGAAGGGCGTGCCCCGCCCCTGGCACGCCGCCGTTCTCTGGGACACCGACGCCCGCGCCGTCCGCCCGCTGATCGAGGGTCTGCAGGCATCGGGTGACATCCTCGTCGGCGATAACGAGCCCTATGACGGCGCCCTGAAGGGCGACACCATGTATCGTCACTGCATGATCACGGGCATTCCACATGCGCTTCTCGAAGTGCGTCAGGATCTGATCGCCGACGAGGCCGGCGTCACCGCGTGGACCGATCGCCTCGCGCCGATCTTCGAACGCCTCAATGCCGACCCGAAGCTGCACGAATATGAAATCCACGCCTCGCGCACCGGCCCCTACCCCGCTCAACCCATCGCGCCCTGA
- a CDS encoding DUF1036 domain-containing protein: MLAASAAHAEFRVCNGTQNLVGVAVGYRAEEGWITEGWWQVPAGTCATLIEGELQSRYYYLYAEDAARGGRWTGDINMCVAENEFKIVGVKDCFARGYQQMGFKEYDTGRQGSWMVQLSDTSGTQESQN; this comes from the coding sequence ATGCTGGCAGCCTCTGCCGCCCATGCCGAGTTTCGTGTCTGCAACGGCACGCAGAACCTGGTCGGGGTCGCGGTCGGCTACCGGGCTGAAGAGGGCTGGATCACGGAAGGTTGGTGGCAGGTCCCTGCCGGCACCTGTGCCACGCTCATCGAGGGCGAGCTCCAGTCGCGCTATTATTATCTCTACGCTGAGGATGCCGCTCGCGGTGGTCGCTGGACTGGTGACATCAACATGTGTGTCGCCGAAAACGAGTTCAAGATCGTTGGTGTGAAGGACTGCTTCGCACGCGGCTATCAGCAGATGGGATTCAAGGAATACGACACCGGCAGGCAGGGGAGCTGGATGGTCCAGCTGTCCGATACGTCGGGCACCCAGGAAAGCCAGAACTGA
- the pyk gene encoding pyruvate kinase yields the protein MKRNRKVKILATLGPASSDEAMIRKLHEAGADLFRINMSHSSHEMLRTLIQRIRSVEAACGRPIGILADLQGPKLRVGKFAETTVELKPGQTFTLDSNEAPGDASRVYLPHPEILESVKVGDRLLIDDGKLHLKAVKCDGKTIVTEVVSGTKISDRKGVSLPDTILATGVLTDKDRADLDAVLATNDVDWVALSFIQRPEDLAEVRKIAKGRVGLMSKIEKPQAIERIDEIIALSDALMVARGDLGVEMPLERVPGIQKQLIRACRREGKPVVVATQMLESMITAPVPTRAEVSDVATAVFEGADAIMLSAESASGQYPVEAVATMASIAHTVEREPHYPGIIYAQRAQPEATGADAISLAARQIAETLRLQAIVCYTSSGNTGLRASRERPEVPIIALSPVIQTARRLSVVWGLHCVVSSEPTDLDDMVNRACRIVVEEGFGKPGDRIIMSAGVPLGTPGSTNMLRIAYIGSDGQSGV from the coding sequence ATGAAGCGAAACCGCAAAGTAAAGATCCTCGCCACGCTTGGTCCCGCCTCTTCCGATGAAGCGATGATCCGGAAGCTGCACGAAGCAGGGGCCGATCTTTTCCGCATCAACATGAGCCATTCGAGCCATGAGATGCTGCGGACGCTCATTCAGCGCATTCGTAGCGTCGAGGCCGCCTGTGGTCGCCCGATCGGGATCCTCGCCGACCTGCAGGGTCCGAAACTGCGCGTGGGCAAGTTTGCCGAAACGACCGTCGAGCTGAAGCCCGGCCAGACCTTCACGCTGGACAGCAACGAAGCGCCCGGTGATGCAAGCCGCGTCTACCTGCCGCATCCGGAAATTCTCGAATCGGTCAAAGTTGGTGACCGTCTGCTCATCGATGATGGCAAGCTGCACCTGAAGGCTGTCAAATGCGACGGCAAGACGATCGTCACGGAAGTCGTTTCGGGCACGAAGATCTCTGACCGCAAGGGTGTCAGCCTGCCCGACACCATTCTCGCGACGGGTGTTCTCACCGACAAGGACCGCGCCGACCTTGATGCCGTGCTCGCCACCAATGATGTCGACTGGGTGGCACTTTCCTTCATTCAGCGCCCGGAAGATCTGGCGGAAGTCCGCAAGATCGCCAAGGGGCGTGTTGGCCTGATGTCGAAGATCGAAAAGCCGCAGGCCATCGAGCGTATCGACGAGATCATTGCGCTCTCCGACGCTCTGATGGTCGCCCGTGGTGACCTTGGCGTTGAAATGCCGCTCGAGCGCGTACCCGGCATCCAGAAGCAGCTGATCCGCGCCTGCCGTCGCGAAGGCAAGCCGGTTGTCGTCGCAACCCAGATGCTGGAATCGATGATCACGGCACCGGTTCCGACCCGCGCCGAAGTCTCTGACGTCGCGACCGCTGTCTTCGAAGGCGCCGACGCCATCATGCTTTCGGCCGAGTCGGCTTCCGGCCAGTATCCGGTCGAGGCCGTCGCCACCATGGCTTCCATCGCCCACACGGTCGAGCGCGAGCCTCACTATCCGGGCATCATCTATGCCCAGCGCGCCCAGCCGGAAGCGACCGGCGCCGATGCCATCTCGCTGGCTGCCCGCCAGATCGCCGAGACGCTGCGTCTGCAGGCGATCGTCTGCTACACCTCATCGGGCAATACCGGTCTGCGCGCCTCGCGCGAGCGTCCCGAAGTGCCAATCATCGCGCTTTCGCCGGTGATCCAGACCGCGCGTCGCCTGTCGGTCGTCTGGGGCCTGCACTGCGTTGTCTCTTCCGAGCCGACGGATCTCGATGACATGGTCAACCGCGCCTGCCGCATCGTCGTCGAGGAAGGTTTCGGCAAGCCGGGTGACCGCATCATCATGTCGGCCGGCGTGCCGCTTGGTACGCCCGGTTCGACCAACATGCTGCGCATCGCCTATATCGGTTCGGACGGTCAGTCGGGCGTCTGA
- a CDS encoding alpha/beta fold hydrolase, which yields MLVILLILIAVLAALAIATQLRARAIEAKTPNIGELTDVGGFRLNALHITAGADADLPPIVFIHGASGNLRDQAGAFLEPLRGRAELLFVDRPGHGYSERGGPENDTPDGQANAIARLMEKKGIERAIIVGHSFGGAITASFGVLHPDKVEGLVFLAAATHPWPGGVDWYYHLASAPVIGPIFCHTLALHAGMMRIEPATDHVFAPNPRPDTYLEDTGPALVLRPSTFRSNAKDVAGLHAYVSTFAPRYREIAKPTVVITGDADEIVLEEIHSKGLARDISGSELVWIEGLGHKPDYIVTDIAIAALEKIAGETRDLQAMARAAEPRLAATRGVPTGAAPSLQAGQ from the coding sequence TTGCTCGTCATCCTCCTCATCCTCATCGCCGTGCTGGCGGCGCTCGCCATCGCCACGCAACTTCGTGCCCGCGCCATTGAGGCGAAGACGCCGAATATCGGTGAGCTCACCGATGTCGGCGGTTTTCGTTTGAACGCCCTGCATATCACCGCAGGCGCCGATGCCGACCTGCCGCCGATCGTGTTCATCCATGGCGCCTCCGGCAACCTCAGGGATCAAGCGGGCGCCTTCCTGGAGCCCTTGCGCGGTCGCGCCGAGCTTCTATTCGTCGATCGCCCGGGACACGGTTATTCGGAGCGCGGCGGGCCGGAGAACGACACGCCGGACGGACAGGCCAACGCCATCGCGCGACTGATGGAGAAAAAGGGCATCGAGCGGGCGATCATTGTCGGCCACTCCTTCGGCGGCGCGATCACCGCAAGTTTCGGCGTTCTGCATCCCGACAAGGTCGAAGGCCTCGTCTTCCTGGCAGCGGCCACGCACCCCTGGCCGGGCGGCGTCGATTGGTATTACCACCTCGCCTCTGCGCCGGTGATCGGACCGATCTTCTGCCACACGCTGGCTTTGCATGCGGGCATGATGCGTATCGAGCCGGCGACGGATCATGTCTTCGCACCCAATCCACGCCCTGACACCTATCTCGAAGATACCGGCCCGGCCCTCGTCTTGCGCCCCTCAACCTTCCGATCCAACGCAAAGGATGTCGCCGGCCTCCATGCCTATGTGAGCACCTTCGCCCCGCGCTACCGGGAGATCGCCAAGCCGACGGTAGTGATCACCGGCGACGCTGACGAAATCGTACTGGAGGAGATCCATTCGAAGGGCCTCGCTCGCGACATCTCGGGCTCTGAACTGGTCTGGATCGAAGGCCTCGGCCATAAGCCGGATTACATCGTGACCGATATCGCGATCGCTGCCCTGGAGAAGATCGCAGGCGAAACACGCGATCTGCAAGCCATGGCGCGCGCAGCAGAGCCGAGGCTCGCCGCGACACGCGGGGTACCGACGGGAGCCGCCCCTTCCCTTCAGGCTGGCCAGTAG
- a CDS encoding BrnT family toxin: MAERFDPAKDQINNAKHGVSLAFGDRIFDDLDNLVVPSIRERDGEERYKVIGLVDDKLFTGVFVWRGQEPRFISVRRSNQGEERAYRDTG, encoded by the coding sequence ATGGCTGAACGGTTCGATCCCGCGAAGGACCAGATCAACAATGCGAAGCATGGTGTTTCGCTGGCGTTTGGAGATCGTATTTTTGACGATCTCGATAACCTTGTTGTCCCGTCCATACGCGAACGCGACGGCGAGGAGAGATACAAGGTGATTGGTCTGGTGGATGACAAGTTATTCACCGGAGTTTTCGTTTGGCGCGGACAGGAGCCGCGCTTCATCTCGGTCCGGAGAAGCAATCAAGGAGAAGAGCGTGCCTATCGTGATACCGGCTGA
- a CDS encoding helix-turn-helix domain-containing protein, with protein sequence MPIVIPADPTDNDDFDVSTAALDRAQRSRLIRRTRTALGLSQTEFASRFRVPVGTLRDWEQARATPPDFAIAYVRVISEHPDLVAKVVA encoded by the coding sequence GTGCCTATCGTGATACCGGCTGATCCGACCGACAACGATGATTTCGACGTATCGACGGCAGCGCTTGACCGTGCGCAGAGGTCGCGATTGATCCGTCGGACGCGTACCGCTCTTGGTCTGTCACAGACGGAGTTTGCGTCTCGGTTCCGCGTGCCTGTAGGTACGCTCCGCGACTGGGAGCAGGCAAGAGCGACACCGCCCGATTTTGCGATTGCCTATGTGCGGGTGATTAGCGAGCATCCCGATCTCGTCGCGAAGGTGGTCGCCTGA
- a CDS encoding tetratricopeptide repeat protein — MRRFSLRLALTLPLLPALLFAGNVVAQAPEEQGGTQATEMPVEQIPLRPPAKPKTVEDLLAELKRERNPQAARQIANSTMATWSDSSSPTVNLLMQWSAKAAAEKRNAAALDFIDQAIILKPDFVGAWNQRATLHFTMGNYKKSVSDIEKVLELEPRHFGAIAGLAGILTERGSKDAALKAWERYLEVFPADREAQEIVAKLSEELAGQRT, encoded by the coding sequence ATGCGCCGTTTTTCTTTGCGACTCGCCCTCACCCTCCCTCTTCTGCCCGCCCTGCTCTTCGCGGGGAACGTCGTCGCACAGGCGCCGGAAGAGCAAGGTGGCACGCAGGCGACTGAGATGCCTGTCGAACAGATCCCACTGAGACCGCCAGCCAAGCCAAAGACTGTCGAGGATCTGCTCGCCGAACTGAAACGAGAGCGCAATCCGCAGGCGGCCCGCCAGATCGCCAATTCCACGATGGCGACCTGGAGCGACTCGTCCAGCCCGACGGTCAACCTCCTGATGCAGTGGTCTGCCAAGGCCGCCGCCGAGAAGCGCAACGCGGCCGCCCTCGACTTCATTGACCAGGCGATCATCCTGAAACCGGATTTCGTCGGCGCGTGGAATCAGCGTGCCACGCTGCATTTCACCATGGGCAACTACAAGAAATCCGTCTCCGATATCGAAAAGGTGCTGGAGCTGGAGCCCCGGCACTTCGGCGCCATCGCTGGCCTTGCCGGCATTCTCACCGAACGCGGCAGCAAGGATGCCGCACTCAAGGCCTGGGAACGCTACCTCGAAGTCTTCCCCGCCGACCGCGAGGCTCAGGAGATCGTCGCCAAGCTGTCAGAAGAACTGGCCGGCCAGCGGACGTGA